One genomic segment of Leishmania braziliensis MHOM/BR/75/M2904 complete genome, chromosome 7 includes these proteins:
- a CDS encoding putative protein kinase, giving the protein MSGSQLDSTASSNAMSSTAVSSTFAASLPPIRSLSATITPSSLAVLAQQQQQQQLDLPLSPHRAPFHHIDSTADDPLGSDRLYTQRSNCALLDAVHHAKAASKPMLHVAQQERRASDSDSSSSSPPATVARLASQSVDTTYSTLCVDHDDAAAYAKSSSSTARAATTSMHTVEARASRDGLPAQPTQDQSHSECNVDSAAAQARTKTPSDSTAVGTSNITSSTMTVRCSGIAADATTVPIIATQHSPSSLVNASSDASPTPTSMGSQAPYSPLKPTSISLQPEAGAKGTLNTTSRDSAEQPPSGDGGLTAMTTTSTATSTSTAANALPLPMPCPTIEEPKTLLPSRAEPLMFLPGDDSPQSNSAATSEAAAAPLAPRREKRRPPSLFAGLPMTATYSTVAIRPVLIPPAVGRLEDRSLTQPAAALMHPCAAQAMPPTSPPLQTNQLLPRQLQRLSAPPLRTSGWLSPLSGDLVSLTLPTNHDDAGGERDTSEGRLSTSVTRREMDGLIEAPPPMKLAIPAPAPVKQFAAFLPMTSPPLRFSRTTYPSGTQQPRAAYESQKSLSGSGFFTGDTSSSMAAHCSAVEATAPAAATPGSTPLSATVNHYGPLYTGYTSAAARSEDGGLGGIATLNTTPLVGYSTLGGFASRLQPPSAGRLQVTGMSGGVPAAARVLSPLSPAAAVAAPKARRCPPPPLLFRLRSPVGPASLNTIFSANDINGDVASPGSAAPCSTTSQAVNSATAAAATSAGASSSVLTTPPLNPRPMTITMNSGSTADLVSTMADQAARGGGCNPSAMPARWGPLPRPHHGSLHQNLNTFPLSTRSGSAGGPLVRISQDRRTLVAGLFRVSPDGCLTVRNMLLLNPTRIDAGSTTGRAGGPGTYESFMGSTADRTGTGGGGSLPLQLLHPQRSMTNYSPLSSNGGLAGRMQLLGPGGGLDLGGGGGVGGSAGGLGPMTPSTTVSDWYSPSPYHGGGGWTNRRNTLSNNGAGGGINTATNASFTLFSTSMDTPFSPIMYSMDSQQLALPSSLGGHYDRAGAAAGQPPQSLSAVREDIATSQFLSASGAPQQQPGQHQEFLHGAHHMTEATASPTRTLGFGVLSSGGTAATQQQVSPHNFTNAPGRPPGGGGGTTHHRQLRRQVSGGWLPGALAATSAASPPTFVSTDSPGSMLGTGALTDTDTVSTLLLPYMDIPAWRGGMAWATGGSCVGSPSVHVNPGGFRTTAAAAAATAATAAMMTSSGTTQATPCTSLPPNVVRLRDLDILSTTVGEGASAMVYVAIHKPTGRRLAVKRLDLSPLCLGCPSPYLRSGAVSNARIHQLQHIVVRELQVLHLTYRSPFMVKVYNAFFIAEMAALDIVMEFMHYGSLAHLADSLQKHARLTRDSQQQRHRLLTDDGDTDIDGDGEGGGHSSRCGSTSTAPLLCDTLEASQFADEPLKATLSTGVGRSDTSGSEQCPSAAFTSPKLLDSRRTFSGPIPSVALVPRKFSVTGTNGGSDSDSTADGSGVLNHHATLRYRHIYDANESLPLDSYSVESNYGTDDTESDDGSGLVEEPFGVTERLVAVVGEQLLRGVRDMHSRGYIHRDIKPGNVLVNEHGVVKLSDFGLSQRCDGSGIGIKNHMLSYVPPASIAATQSNTPLQSPAIQPTGARAHRTPFAGHAHRGSIGAAASGPFGSGVIGTTPPEMASSGEGLMLGATSSLLAQHDGMDVLEAESTSSEEGVVEWGATGRGRGGLSPSSSSSSDGAENCCGTQKYMSPERQRGEPYGKPADIWAVGVTLAEFAVGEHPYDLEDVIDEFDRVSRMEKPVDVLKFNRHRAVPLGTVFADFCRLATLPTASQRPTAQELLEHPFFKQWHRPFNLKDYLAARVPVPSNQLKEDYLAKQCKPSQEWPQPTRWSS; this is encoded by the coding sequence ATGTCCGGTTCACAGCtcgacagcaccgcctcgaGTAACGCGATGTCATCCACTGCGGTTTCCTCGACTTTCGCCGCGTCATTGCCGCCGATCCGGTCGTTATCAGCGACGATAACGCCGTCCTCATTGGCGgtgttggcgcagcagcagcagcagcagcagctcgactTACCGCTATCACCACACCGTGCTCCTTTTCACCATATCGACTCCACCGCTGATGACCCGCTCGGTTCCGATCGATTATACACCCAGCGAAGCAACTGTGCACTGCTGGACGCCGTTCATCATGCCAAGGCCGCATCGAAGCCGATGCTGCATGTCGCACAGCAGGAGCGCCGCGCCAGTGATTCTGattcttcctcctcttcccctcccgCCACAGTAGCGCGGTTGGCGAGCCAGAGTGTCGACACCACCTACTCCACTTTGTGCGTGGACCACGATGATGCAGCAGCCTACGCGAAGTCTTCTTCAAGCACCGCAAGAGCAGCGACGACCTCCATGCACACCGTCGAGGCTCGTGCATCAAGAGATGGACTGCCGGCCCAACCAACGCAGGATCAGTCACACTCAGAGTGTAATGTCGactctgccgctgcgcaggccCGCACAAAGACCCCAAGCGACTCCACGGCTGTTGGCACATCTAACATCACTTCCTCTACGATGACTGTCCGCTGCAGTGGCATCGCGGCAGACGCAACAACGGTTCCGATCATCGCTACTCAGCACAGCCCTTCGTCTCTTGTCAATGCGAGCAGTGACGCATCACCCACCCCAACCAGCATGGGAAGCCAGGCGCCCTACTCGCCACTCAAGCCAACGTCGATCTCCCTGCAACCGGAGGCGGGCGCAAAAGGCACGCTCAATACCACATCGCGGGACTCTGCAGAGCAGCCGCCCAGCGGTGATGGGGGCCTGACAGCGATGACAACGACGTCGACCGCCACCAGCACGAGCACAGCGGCAAATGCATTGCCTCTCCCGATGCCGTGCCCCACCATAGAGGAGCCCAAGACATTATTGCCGTCTCGAGCAGAGCCGCTGATGTTCCTGCCGGGCGATGACTCACCGCAAAGTAACTCCGCAGCGACGtcagaagcggcagcagccccgTTAGCGCCGCGCCGTGAAAAACGACGTCCACCGTCGCTGTTTGCAGGCTTACCGATGACGGCGACATATTCAACCGTCGCCATCCGACCTGTGCTGATCCCGCCAGCTGTTGGCAGACTGGAGGATCGATCACTCACGCAGCCAGCGGCTGCCTTGATGCATCCGTGCGCGGCGCAGGCAATGCCGCCgacctctcctccccttcaaACCAACCAGCTTCTGCCCAGACAGCTACAGCGGCTGTCGGCGCCTCCGCTGCGCACGTCTGGCTGGCTCAGTCCATTATCCGGTGACCTCGTTTCATTGACGTTACCGACGAACCACGACGATGCCGGTGGCGAGAGGGACACCAGTGAAGGGCGGCTGAGCACGTCGGTTACCAGGCGAGAGATGGACGGGCTGATCgaggcaccgccgcccatgAAGCTCGCCATccctgcgcctgcgcctgtgAAGCAGTTCGCAGCCTTCTTGCCCATGACCTCACCACCGCTTCGATTCAGCCGGACAACCTACCCGAGCGGGACTCAGCAGCCCCGAGCCGCGTATGAGAGTCAAAAGAGCCTCAGCGGCAGTGGCTTCTTTACTGGTGACACCAGTTCATCGATGGCGGCTCACTGCAGTGCGGTTGAGGCTACTGCCCCGGCAGCCGCCACACCAGGCTCTACGCCGCTGAGTGCGACGGTGAACCACTACGGACCTCTCTACACAGGCTACACGTCCGCGGCCGCTAGGAGTGAGGATGGCGGGCTTGGTGGTATTGCCACATTGAACACGACACCCCTAGTAGGCTACAGCACCTTGGGCGGGTTTGCCAGCCGACTTCAGCCGCCATCCGCAGGGCGTCTACAGGTGACTGGCATGAGTGGTGGGgttcccgctgctgccaggGTCCTgtcgcctctttctccggCAGCTGCCGTGGCAGCTCCCAaagcgcgccgctgcccaccgccgccgctgctctttcGTCTTCGTTCTCCAGTCGGTCCAGCGTCGCTCAACACCATTTTCAGTGCCAACGATATCAACGGCGACGTGGCCTCTCCTGgatcagcagcgccgtgctcTACAACGAGCCAAGCAGTCAATTCagctaccgctgctgctgctaccagcgccggtgcctcctcctcagtgcTGACCACTCCTCCGCTGAATCCGCGGCCCATGACAATAACCATGAACAGTGGCAGCACAGCCGACTTGGTGAGCACCATGGCGGATCAAGCCGCGCGTGGAGGCGGCTGCAACCCCTCGGCCATGCCCGCTCGATGgggccctctcccccgccctcACCACGGCAGCCTACACCAGAACTTGAATACCTTTCCCCTTAGCACTcgtagcggcagcgctggtggcCCCCTCGTGCGCATTTCACAGGATCGTCGCACCCTCGTCGCAGGGCTGTTCCGTGTGTCGCCGGACGGCTGCCTCACAGTGCGCAACATGCTTCTCCTCAACCCGACCCGTATCGACGCCGGCAGCACGACTGGCAGAGCGGGCGGGCCAGGCACCTATGAGAGTTTTATGGGCAGCACTGCAGACAGGACTGGCACTGGTGGCGGCGGGAGTCtaccgctgcagctgctgcaccctcAACGATCGATGACCAACTACTCACCCttgagcagcaacggcggcctCGCGGGACGCATGCAACTGCTTGGacccggcggcggcctcgacctcgggggtggtgggggcgtTGGTGGCAGCGCGGGCGGACTAGGCCCCATGACACCGAGCACAACCGTCTCCGACTGGTACTCGCCTAGCCCGTatcacggcggcggcgggtggACCAACAGACGGAATACACTCAGCAACAACGGGGCTGGCGGAGGCATCAATACCGCGACGAACGCGTCTTTCACGCTCTTCTCTACCAGCATGGATACACCGTTCAGCCCAATCATGTACTCGATGGATAGCCAGCAACTGGCACTGCCGAGTTCCCTCGGCGGGCACTACGATAgagccggtgctgctgctgggcagccgccgcagtcgctgAGCGCGGTACGCGAGGACATCGCCACCTCTCAGTTCCTCAGTGCGAGCGGcgccccacagcagcagccggggCAACACCAAGAATTTCTGCATGGTGCGCATCACATGACAGAGGCCACTGCATCGCCTACCCGGACTCTCGGCTTCGGTGTGCTGAGCAGtggtggcacagcagcgacgcagcagcaggtgagcCCGCATAACTTCACTAACGCTCCCGGGCGTCCtcctggtggtggtggcggcaccaCGCACCAcaggcagctgcggcgtcaGGTGAGCGGAGGTTGGCTGCCAGGGGCGCTTGCTGCGACGAGCGCGGCCTCACCACCCACCTTTGTGAGCACAGATAGCCCAGGGAGTATGTTGGGCACCGGCGCTCTCACAGACACCGACACGGTgagcacgctgctgctgccctacATGGACATTCCAGCCTGGCGAGGCGGGATGGCCTGGGCAACCGGCGGCAGCTGTGTTGGCAGCCCTTCAGTACACGTGAATCCCGGTGGCTtccgcaccaccgcggcagcagcagcagcgacggccgccaccgccgcgatGATGACCAGCTCAGGAACAACTCAGGCCACGCCATGCACATCGCTGCCGCCTAATGTGGTTCGGCTACGTGACCTCGACATCCTCTCGACGACAGTCGGCGAAGGTGCCTCAGCGATGGTGTATGTTGCGATACACAAGCCTACCGGCCGTCGCCTCGCCGTGAAGCGGCTGGACCTCTCCCCGCTATGCCTGGGCTGCCCCTCACCGTacctgcgcagcggtgccgttTCGAACGCCCGCATCCACCAGCTTCAGCACATCGTGGTCCGCGAGCTGCAGGTGCTTCACCTCACTTACCGCAGCCCATTTATGGTCAAGGTCTACAATGCCTTCTTCATTGCTgagatggcggcgctggacaTCGTGATGGAGTTTATGCACTACGGCAGCCTCGCCCACCTCGCCGACTCCTTGCAAAAACACGCGCGGTTGACTCGAGActcgcagcaacagcggcaccggctgctcaccgacgacggcgacacTGACATCGATGGCGAcggtgaaggcggcggtcatagcagccgctgcggcagcacatCCACTGCTCCCTTGCTCTGTGACACCCTCGAGGCTTCGCAGTTTGCCGACGAGCCGCTGAAAGCTACCTTGTCGACCGGCGTCGGAAGGAGcgacaccagcggcagcgaacaGTGTCCGTCTGCGGCGTTCACCTCACCTAAGCTGCTGGACTCCCGGCGTACTTTCTCAGGGCCGATACCGTcagtggcgctggtgccgcgTAAGTTTAGCGTCACCGGCACTAACGGTGGTAGTGATTCGGATAGCACAGCAGACGGAAGTGGTGTGTTGAATCACCACGCGACTCTCAGGTACAGGCACATCTACGACGCGAATGAGAGTCTTCCGCTCGACTCATACTCGGTGGAGAGCAACTACGGCACAGACGACACGGAGTCGGACGACGGTAGCGGTCTCGTCGAGGAACCCTTCGGCGTTACAGAGCGCCTGGTGGCCGTTGTGGGGGAGCAACTGCTGCGCGGTGTCCGTGACATGCACTCCCGCGGCTACATCCATCGCGACATCAAGCCCGGCAACGTCCTTGTGAATGAGCACGGCGTCGTGAAGCTCAGCGACTTCGGGCTATCACAGCGttgcgacggcagcggcattgGTATCAAGAACCACATGCTGTCCTATGTGCCCCCCGCCTCTATCGCCGCGACGCAGTCTAACACACCGCTACAGTCGCCGGCGATACAGCCGACAGGCGCACGCGCCCATCGTACACCGTTCGCCGGGCACGCTcaccgcggcagcatcggcgcagccgccagcggcccattcggcagcggcgtgaTTGGCACGACACCACCCGAGATGGCGAGCTCCGGAGAGGGGTTGATGCTCGGCGCCACCAGCagcctgctggcgcagcacgaTGGCATGGATGTTTTGGAGGCAGAGTCAACCTCGTCGGAGGAGGGCGTGGTCGAGTGGGGCGCTACcggaagaggcagaggcgggcTTAGcccatcgtcgtcgtcctcgtctgACGGTGCTGAAAACTGCTGTGGTACCCAGAAGTACATGAGCCCTGAGCGCCAGCGCGGCGAGCCATACGGCAAGCCAGCTGATATCTGGGCCGTTGGCGTCACGCTCGCCGAGTTCGCGGTGGGCGAACACCCCTATGACCTCGAGGACGTCATCGACGAGTTCGACCGCGTGTCGCGGATGGAGAAGCCGGTGGATGTGCTGAAGTTCAACAGGCACCGGGCGGTACCGCTGGGCACCGTCTTCGCAGATTTCTGCCGACTGGCCACATTGCCGACGGCTTCGCAGCGGCCGACGGCGCAGGAACTGCTTGAGCACCCCTTCTTCAAACAGTGGCACCGTCCGTTCAACCTCAAGGACTACCTCGCTGCCCGCGTGCCCGTGCCGTCGAACCAGCTGAAGGAGGACTACCTCGCGAAGCAGTGCAAGCCCTCTCAGGAGTGGCCACAGCCAACCAGGTGGTCAAGCTAA
- a CDS encoding homoserine dehydrogenase-like protein, with protein MTANKAMLTRHGAGLLKLAASRTPTSSSFPAMRVCVCVCVGFVATVAAGVLIIKTLQSSCHVQDVHRIEGILNGTSNYVLTERRVNPEKAIEEVLRKPPGLGYAEADPSNDVSGQDALMKLCVMRPIAFSHQPNRSTLPVAGIDILTPEMLRDARAKGLRYRHVVRAATEVAATSSCAPSTTAVREEVQSPTRLLHKHLTCSVKPMLLGPEHPLYHMDGGMSTVPEWTDYLGVLTISSPGAGMYPTAVCHDGGLRTVDGGIPPTLKQSGNPRE; from the coding sequence ATGACCGCCAATAAAGCGATGCTCACCCGGCACGGCGCTGGGCTGCTGAAGCTGGCCGCCTCTCGCACCCCGACATCGTCATCGTTTCCAgcgatgcgtgtgtgcgtgtgtgtgtgtgtgggctttgtggcgacggtggccGCCGGCGTTCTGATCATCAAGACACTGCAGAGTAGCTGCCATGTCCAGGATGTGCACAGAATCGAAGGCATTCTCAACGGCACGAGCAACTACGTCCTTACAGAGCGGCGCGTGAACCCAGAGAAGGCCATTGAAGAGGTGCTGAGGAAGCCTCCGGGGCTGGGCTACGCAGAGGCTGACCCGTCTAACGATGTCTCCGGCCAGGACGCCTTGATGAAGTTGTGTGTGATGCGGCCCATCGCATTCAGTCATCAGCCGAATCGCTCGACTCTCCCAGTAGCAGGCATCGACATCCTCACGCCGGAGATGCTGCGGGATGCGAGGGCGAAGGGCCTGCGCTACCGCCACGTGGTGCGTGCTGCgacagaggtggcggcgacaTCGTCCTGCGCTCCGAGCACGACAGCggtgagggaagaggtgcAGTCGCCTacacggctgctgcacaaGCATCTGACGTGTTCGGTGAAGCCGATGCTGCTGGGTCCGGAGCATCCACTGTACCACATGGATGGCGGGATGAGCACCGTGCCTGAGTGGACGGACTACCTTGGCGTCCTGACGATCTCCAGTCCTGGCGCCGGTATGTACCCCACCGCCGTGTGCCATGATGGAGGACTACGCACTGTGGATGGAGGCATTCCGCCGACCCTAAAGCAGAGTGGGAACCCCCGTGAGTGA
- a CDS encoding acetylornithine deacetylase-like protein gives MASLQHVRDVLAKLVSFETVSIRTNLPLIEYVQAYLAECGVKQVTVMRSADGIHANLIATLPSADGRVEGGLILSGHTDVVPVDGQKWDSDPFVLTERGGNLYGRGSCDMKAFIAVCLALVPEWVRTPLRKPLQIVLTYNEETTFDGVRQLMRERGQDLQKCEGCIIGEPTMMDLVIAHKGISFSYLTFKGRAAHSSLQTAGYNSIEPAMRVFQKLFEMRDRFASDGPFEEGFHIGHTTVCPALTTGGNAANTIPAECSIGFEFRNVPSHPASTINKEIWDFIRAETERVKLACPEGGMEVVRRVEVAPFGGQSDAPVVKALLAASPEPRAVTKVSFCTEAGEYQAAGINSVVCGPGNIEQAHKANEFVSLDQLDKGLLVIRRVVQLMCGGSEASQL, from the coding sequence ATGGCCTCCCTCCAGCATGTGCGCGATGTGCTGGCGAAGCTGGTCAGCTTCGAAACTGTGAGCATTCGCACGAACCTGCCACTGATCGAGTACGTGCAGGCGTACCTTGCGGAGTGCGGTGTGAAGCAGGTGACAGTGATGCGGTCGGCGGACGGGATTCACGCGAATCTGATagcgacgctgccgagcGCTGACGGGCGTGTGGAGGGCGGGCTGATCCTGAGCGGGCACACGGATGTGGTGCCAGTGGATGGGCAGAAGTGGGACAGCGACCCATTTGTTCTGACGGAGCGTGGGGGCAACCTGTACGGGCGCGGGTCGTGCGACATGAAGGCATTCATCGCTGTGTGCCTGGCGCTTGTGCCGGAGTGGGTGcggacgccgctgcggaaGCCCTTGCAAATTGTGCTGACGTACAACGAGGAGACCACGTTCGACGGCGTGCGGCAGCTGATGCGTGAGCGCGGTCAGGATCTACAAAAGTGCGAGGGCTGCATCATTGGGGAGCCGACAATGATGGACCTGGTGATTGCGCATAAGGGCATCAGTTTCAGCTACCTCACCTTCAAGGGCAGGGCTGCGCACTCCTCGCTGCAGACCGCCGGGTACAACTCAATCGAGCCCGCGATGCGCGTATTTCAGAAGTTGTTCGAGATGCGCGATCGCTTCGCCAGCGATGGCCCCTTCGAGGAGGGCTTCCACATTGGCCACACGACTGTCTGCCCAGCTCTGACGACCGGCGGCAATGCAGCGAACACGATCCCTGCCGAATGCTCGATAGGCTTCGAGTTCCGCAACGTGCCGTCTCACCCTGCGTCAACAATCAACAAGGAGATCTGGGACTTCATCAGGGCAGAGACGGAGCGCGTGAAGCTGGCGTGCCCAGAGGGCGGTATGGAGGTGGTGAGGCGCGTCGAAGTCGCGCCCTTTGGCGGCCAAAGCGATGCGCCGGTGGTGAAGGCGCTTCTTGCCGCCAGCCCCGAGCCACGGGCGGTGACGAAGGTGTCGTTTTGCACCGAGGCGGGTGAGTACCAAGCCGCCGGCATCAATTCCGTCGTGTGCGGTCCCGGCAACATTGAGCAGGCCCACAAAGCAAATGAGTTTGTGTCGCTGGATCAGCTGGACAAGGGCCTGTTGGTGATTCGCCGCGTGGTGCAGCTGATGTGCGGCGGGAGCGAGGCAAGCCAGCTGTGA